One genomic region from Methanobrevibacter woesei encodes:
- a CDS encoding pyridoxamine 5'-phosphate oxidase family protein, whose amino-acid sequence MNDVKEFLEQNPVEYLATIGLDGEAKVRPIMYYFEENGKYYFCTSTQKPMYKELEANPKFELTAANPEFKWLRISGEVEWIDDIELKQKVIDSNELVESLYGSGDNPIFAVFTIKEGAKAVIADFSGEPAKKYEL is encoded by the coding sequence ATGAATGATGTAAAAGAATTTTTAGAACAAAACCCAGTTGAATACTTAGCAACAATCGGACTTGATGGTGAAGCAAAAGTAAGACCAATTATGTATTACTTTGAAGAAAATGGAAAATACTACTTCTGTACAAGTACCCAAAAACCAATGTATAAAGAATTAGAAGCAAACCCTAAATTTGAATTAACTGCAGCTAATCCAGAATTTAAATGGTTAAGAATTAGTGGAGAAGTAGAATGGATTGATGATATTGAATTAAAACAAAAAGTAATTGATTCTAATGAATTAGTTGAAAGTTTATATGGTAGTGGTGATAACCCAATATTTGCTGTATTTACAATAAAAGAAGGTGCAAAAGCAGTAATCGCTGATTTCAGTGGTGAACCAGCTAAAAAATATGAGTTATAA
- a CDS encoding BRO-N domain-containing protein, translated as MGSEENNEIKLFQDKKIRTKWDSNIEDYYFSVIDVIAVLTESKNPSQYWRTLKSRLKEEGNESVTNCNRLKLPATDGKMRLTDVANTKELLRIIQSVPSPKAEPFKQWLAQLGKERLEEIADPEQAIERAIQTYRNKGYSNEWITQRLRSIEIRKDLTHEWHKSGIKEGIEYAILTDDISKAWSGMSTREYKDYKNLRKESLRDNMTNTELVLNMLAEVSTTEISRNEKPQGLDKSRDVAKRGGSIADNARKDLEK; from the coding sequence ATGGGTTCTGAAGAAAATAATGAGATTAAACTTTTTCAGGATAAGAAAATAAGAACAAAGTGGGATTCTAACATTGAAGATTATTATTTTTCAGTAATTGATGTAATAGCTGTATTGACAGAAAGTAAAAATCCTTCTCAATATTGGAGAACTTTGAAATCTCGTTTAAAAGAGGAAGGAAATGAAAGTGTTACAAATTGTAACAGGTTGAAACTTCCTGCAACAGATGGTAAGATGAGGTTAACAGATGTTGCAAATACCAAAGAATTATTGAGAATTATTCAATCTGTTCCTTCTCCAAAAGCAGAACCCTTCAAACAATGGCTGGCACAGTTAGGTAAGGAAAGGCTTGAAGAAATAGCAGATCCAGAACAAGCTATTGAAAGGGCAATACAAACTTATAGAAATAAAGGATATTCCAATGAATGGATTACTCAACGTTTAAGGAGTATTGAAATTCGTAAAGATTTGACTCATGAATGGCATAAAAGTGGTATTAAAGAAGGAATTGAATATGCAATACTAACAGATGATATTAGCAAAGCATGGTCTGGGATGTCCACTCGTGAATATAAAGACTATAAAAACCTAAGAAAAGAAAGTTTAAGGGACAACATGACTAACACAGAGCTAGTTTTAAACATGCTAGCTGAAGTTTCCACTACTGAAATCAGTCGAAATGAAAAACCTCAAGGTTTAGATAAAAGTAGGGATGTTGCTAAAAGAGGTGGAAGTATTGCAGATAATGCAAGAAAAGATTTAGAAAAATAA
- a CDS encoding cobalt-precorrin-8 methylmutase encodes MFMGASTKQGYDIATKSREIIRELIGDDIKDLKPAEKDIVERIVHSTADPEYAKLVAISDDFVDAALKSMKNNETILTDINMVKAGITQYDGEVCCYIKNDEVKQIAKENEITRAAAAIRYACQNDFEGIIVSGNAPTAVWEAMDLYNKGELNVKAIVGVPVGFVGAADSKEELRKSNIPNIITQGPKGGTPIAVACVNSLIQTLRGI; translated from the coding sequence ATGTTTATGGGTGCATCTACTAAACAAGGTTATGATATTGCTACAAAAAGTAGAGAAATCATACGAGAACTTATTGGCGATGACATTAAGGATTTAAAACCTGCTGAAAAGGATATTGTTGAACGTATTGTTCATTCTACTGCAGATCCTGAATATGCAAAGTTAGTAGCTATTAGTGATGATTTTGTTGATGCTGCTTTAAAATCTATGAAAAATAATGAAACTATTTTAACAGATATTAACATGGTAAAAGCAGGAATCACTCAGTATGATGGTGAAGTTTGCTGTTATATTAAGAATGATGAAGTTAAACAAATAGCTAAAGAAAATGAAATTACAAGGGCGGCAGCAGCTATTAGATATGCTTGCCAAAATGATTTTGAAGGAATAATTGTTTCAGGAAATGCTCCAACTGCAGTATGGGAAGCTATGGATTTATATAATAAAGGAGAATTAAATGTTAAAGCTATTGTTGGAGTTCCTGTTGGTTTTGTAGGTGCAGCTGATTCTAAAGAAGAATTAAGAAAATCCAATATTCCTAATATTATTACTCAAGGCCCTAAAGGTGGAACACCAATAGCTGTGGCCTGTGTTAACTCATTAATTCAAACATTGAGAGGTATCTAA
- a CDS encoding winged helix-turn-helix transcriptional regulator codes for MDPTITCPIQNAVQLFNKKWSILIIRDMFFGKKQFSEFKEGKDISNKVLSSCLKDLEEKKIIEKRVMDTTPVTTEYHLTEAGKHLNKVLYELASFILDSNLFEEYKSPEVKESIKNQFKEALDIS; via the coding sequence ATGGATCCAACAATTACATGTCCTATTCAAAATGCTGTTCAGCTATTTAATAAAAAGTGGTCAATTCTCATTATTCGTGATATGTTCTTTGGTAAAAAACAATTTAGTGAGTTTAAAGAAGGAAAAGACATTTCAAATAAGGTTTTATCTAGTTGTTTAAAAGATTTAGAAGAAAAAAAGATTATTGAGAAAAGAGTTATGGATACAACTCCCGTAACAACAGAATATCACTTGACTGAAGCAGGTAAGCATTTAAATAAAGTACTTTATGAATTAGCTAGTTTTATTTTAGATTCTAATCTCTTTGAAGAGTATAAATCTCCTGAAGTTAAAGAATCAATTAAAAATCAATTTAAAGAAGCTTTAGATATCTCTTAA
- the aspS gene encoding aspartate--tRNA(Asn) ligase yields the protein MQGLLNDLRRTHYTKEVTPELKGEDVLIMGWVHEIRDLGGIIFVVIRDREGRIQITAPSKKVDAEILEDLRALRKESVVAIKGTVQEAGKAPNGVEIIPAEIYMLNLANQPLPMDPTEKVKAEIDTRLDSRFLDLRKANVSAIFKIKSRMFHTVRDFFYKNGFVEINTPKLVASATEGGTELFPITYFEKEAFLGQSPQLYKQIMMASGMDRVFEIGQIFRAEEHDTLRHLNEAVSIDMEASFMDDEDVMKILNDMIYQVIVDVNEDCSDELAILEHEMPIPEEPFAKVTYDEAVDIVNAKGVEMMWGEDLSRAAEKALGEEMDDFYFLTEWPSEIKPFYVMPNADDPVKSHAFDLMYKNLELSSGATRVHQYDVLVKQIEERGLNVNAFGSYLKAFEYGMPPHAGWGVGADRLTMVLTGVENIRETVLFPRDRHRLTP from the coding sequence TTGCAAGGATTATTAAATGATTTAAGAAGAACTCATTATACTAAAGAAGTTACTCCTGAACTTAAAGGAGAAGATGTATTAATCATGGGATGGGTTCATGAAATTCGTGACTTAGGTGGAATCATCTTTGTCGTTATTAGAGATAGAGAAGGAAGAATTCAAATTACTGCACCAAGTAAAAAAGTTGATGCAGAAATTTTAGAAGATTTACGTGCACTTAGAAAAGAATCTGTAGTAGCTATTAAAGGTACAGTTCAAGAAGCTGGTAAAGCTCCTAATGGTGTTGAAATTATCCCAGCTGAAATTTACATGTTAAACTTAGCTAACCAACCTTTACCAATGGATCCAACTGAAAAAGTTAAAGCAGAAATTGATACAAGACTTGATTCTAGATTCTTAGATTTAAGAAAAGCAAATGTTAGTGCTATATTTAAAATTAAAAGTAGAATGTTCCATACTGTAAGGGATTTCTTCTATAAAAATGGATTCGTTGAAATTAACACTCCTAAACTTGTAGCTTCAGCTACTGAAGGTGGAACTGAACTTTTCCCAATCACTTACTTTGAAAAAGAAGCATTCCTCGGTCAATCTCCACAATTATACAAACAAATTATGATGGCTAGTGGAATGGACAGAGTATTTGAAATCGGTCAAATCTTCAGAGCAGAAGAACACGATACTTTAAGACACTTAAACGAAGCTGTTTCTATAGATATGGAAGCTTCCTTTATGGATGATGAAGATGTAATGAAAATCCTCAATGATATGATTTACCAAGTTATCGTTGATGTAAATGAAGACTGCAGTGATGAATTAGCTATTTTAGAACATGAAATGCCAATTCCTGAAGAGCCATTTGCAAAAGTAACCTATGATGAAGCAGTAGACATTGTAAATGCTAAAGGTGTTGAAATGATGTGGGGAGAAGATTTATCCCGTGCTGCTGAAAAAGCATTAGGTGAAGAAATGGATGATTTCTACTTCTTAACTGAATGGCCAAGTGAAATTAAACCATTCTATGTAATGCCGAATGCTGATGATCCTGTTAAATCTCATGCATTTGATTTAATGTATAAAAACTTAGAATTATCCTCAGGTGCAACTCGTGTTCACCAATATGATGTTTTAGTAAAACAAATTGAAGAAAGAGGATTAAATGTTAATGCATTTGGTAGTTACTTAAAAGCATTTGAATATGGTATGCCTCCTCATGCTGGTTGGGGTGTAGGTGCTGATAGGTTAACTATGGTGCTTACTGGAGTTGAAAACATTCGTGAAACCGTTCTCTTCCCAAGAGACAGACACAGATTAACTCCTTAA
- a CDS encoding BaiN/RdsA family NAD(P)/FAD-dependent oxidoreductase, translating into MKEYEIAIVGGGPSGLMAAVAALGKNIVILEKNDSLASKLLLTGGGRCNLTNNKPIKKLLNSFHDKNFLKHSFYTLTNEKLISIFENQGLYFIEEDDNRIFPETERAVDVLDTLTDYLEDVDIKYNFKVESIDKKDDKFIIDDNIKASSVIIATGGITYPQTGSTGDGYYLTSHEVSDIKYGLSPLITRDDLRDYAGINLYNVSVSYKKSEIFGDVLITHQGLTGPAILNISNLISYDNDYNLLDNKNIVLDNVRIAIDLTPDYTRDELSEKFILDFQAKGKTLLKNYLKYLLTNSFIPLFLEKAGLDGEVKLANITKKDKNKLINSLKGLEFEIVGFMGELSKVTVGGIKIDDINSKTMESKLVEGLYFAGEVLEPVGYTGGYNLKIAFSTGYLAGMSASKSLD; encoded by the coding sequence ATGAAAGAATATGAAATAGCTATTGTTGGTGGAGGGCCTAGTGGACTTATGGCTGCAGTAGCTGCATTAGGTAAAAATATTGTAATACTTGAGAAAAATGACTCTTTAGCATCTAAACTTCTTTTAACAGGTGGTGGGAGATGCAATCTTACAAATAATAAGCCAATAAAGAAGCTATTAAATTCTTTTCATGATAAAAATTTCTTAAAACACTCTTTTTATACATTGACTAATGAAAAGTTAATATCTATTTTTGAAAATCAGGGTCTTTACTTTATTGAAGAAGATGACAATAGAATTTTTCCAGAAACTGAAAGAGCTGTAGATGTACTAGATACTTTAACTGACTATCTTGAAGATGTTGATATTAAATACAATTTCAAAGTAGAATCTATTGATAAGAAAGATGATAAATTCATTATCGATGATAATATTAAAGCATCTTCTGTTATAATAGCTACTGGAGGAATTACTTATCCTCAAACTGGTTCTACTGGTGATGGATATTATTTAACTTCTCATGAAGTATCTGATATTAAATATGGACTTTCTCCATTAATTACAAGAGATGACCTTAGGGATTATGCTGGAATCAACCTTTATAATGTTTCTGTTAGCTATAAAAAATCTGAAATCTTTGGGGATGTGTTAATCACTCATCAGGGACTTACTGGTCCAGCTATTTTAAATATTAGTAATCTTATTTCCTATGATAATGATTATAATTTATTGGATAACAAAAACATTGTCCTGGATAATGTTAGAATAGCTATTGATTTAACACCCGATTATACAAGAGATGAACTGTCTGAAAAGTTTATTTTAGATTTTCAAGCTAAAGGAAAGACTTTACTTAAAAATTATCTTAAATATCTCTTAACTAATAGTTTTATTCCACTATTTCTTGAAAAGGCTGGTTTGGATGGTGAAGTTAAACTGGCTAATATTACTAAAAAGGATAAAAACAAATTAATTAATTCATTAAAAGGTTTGGAATTTGAAATAGTTGGTTTTATGGGAGAATTAAGTAAGGTAACTGTTGGCGGTATTAAAATCGATGATATTAACTCTAAAACCATGGAATCTAAGTTAGTTGAGGGACTTTATTTTGCAGGGGAAGTTTTAGAGCCAGTTGGTTATACTGGTGGTTATAACTTAAAAATAGCTTTTTCTACTGGTTATTTAGCAGGAATGTCTGCTTCTAAAAGTTTAGATTAA
- the hisD gene encoding histidinol dehydrogenase encodes MEILKYDEIDLQEVVKRSGDDVNNVIGTVSDILADVKESGDEALKNYTKKFDNVELGDLKVSNVEIEEAYQNIDPNLLEALKSSASNIEKFHKEEIPSEWEIEVIEGVKAGQIIRPISSVGCYIPGGRAVYPSSILMTVIPAKIAGVEKIVCCSPPQPDGKIMDAILVAADLAGADEIYKVGGAQAIAAMAYGTETVEKVDKIVGPGNIFVTAAKKLVYGEVDIEFPAGPSEVLILADDSAIPEYVAYDMLSQAEHDPNASCFIATPSKDLAEKSLKLINEFADEASRSEIIKESLSKYGKIILTNTLEEAIEVTNEYAPEHLIIACENNEEVLKSIKNAGSIFMGNYSPVACGDYGSGTNHVLPTSGGAKMYSGLSTEAFIKKPTVQTISKKGIESLAEYCVDLAKYEGLYAHADSINIRLKK; translated from the coding sequence ATGGAAATTTTAAAATATGATGAAATTGACTTGCAGGAAGTTGTTAAACGTTCTGGAGATGATGTTAATAATGTTATTGGTACTGTAAGTGATATTTTAGCCGATGTTAAAGAGTCTGGAGATGAAGCTTTAAAAAATTACACAAAAAAATTTGACAATGTTGAATTAGGTGATTTAAAAGTAAGTAATGTAGAAATTGAGGAAGCTTATCAGAATATTGATCCTAATTTATTGGAAGCTCTTAAATCCTCAGCTAGCAACATTGAAAAATTCCATAAAGAAGAAATTCCTAGTGAATGGGAAATTGAAGTAATTGAAGGAGTAAAGGCAGGTCAGATTATAAGGCCAATTTCCTCTGTAGGATGTTATATTCCTGGTGGAAGAGCAGTCTATCCTTCTTCAATCTTAATGACTGTAATTCCTGCAAAAATAGCTGGGGTTGAAAAAATTGTCTGCTGTTCTCCTCCACAGCCAGATGGAAAAATTATGGATGCTATTTTAGTAGCTGCTGACTTAGCAGGGGCTGATGAAATTTATAAAGTTGGAGGAGCTCAAGCTATTGCAGCTATGGCTTATGGAACAGAAACAGTAGAAAAAGTTGATAAAATTGTAGGACCTGGAAATATCTTTGTTACAGCAGCTAAAAAATTAGTTTATGGAGAAGTTGATATTGAGTTTCCAGCAGGACCTTCTGAAGTTTTAATACTTGCAGATGACTCAGCTATTCCAGAATATGTTGCATATGATATGTTATCTCAAGCAGAACATGACCCTAATGCATCATGTTTTATTGCAACTCCTAGTAAAGATTTGGCTGAAAAATCTCTTAAATTAATTAATGAATTTGCTGATGAAGCTTCTAGAAGCGAAATCATTAAAGAATCCTTATCTAAGTATGGTAAAATCATATTGACTAACACTTTAGAAGAAGCTATTGAAGTAACAAATGAATATGCACCAGAACATTTAATTATTGCCTGTGAAAATAATGAAGAGGTTCTTAAAAGTATAAAAAATGCAGGTTCAATATTTATGGGAAATTACTCTCCTGTTGCTTGTGGTGATTATGGATCAGGTACTAATCATGTATTACCAACAAGTGGTGGAGCTAAAATGTATTCTGGTTTATCAACAGAGGCTTTTATTAAAAAACCAACTGTTCAAACCATTTCAAAAAAAGGAATTGAATCTTTAGCAGAGTATTGTGTTGATTTAGCAAAATATGAAGGTTTATATGCTCATGCAGATTCAATTAACATAAGGTTAAAAAAATAA
- the hemL gene encoding glutamate-1-semialdehyde 2,1-aminomutase, translating to MNSQELFEESKKIIPGGVSSPVRAFKPYPFFVAKGEGSHIYDVDGNSYVDHCLAYGPLILGHADKTVVSDLTNQLTMGTAYGAPTENEIKLSREVINRIPSAEMVRFTNSGTEATMSAIRIARGFTKRDKIVKFEGAYHGAHDYCLVKGGSGAACLPDSLGIPLDTTKNTLTVPFNDEEALTELIEKEGENIACIIMEVVMGNIGCVEPKDGYLEFLRKITEENGIVLIFDEVITGFRLATGGAQEYYGVTPDMTTLGKIVGGGLPMGAFCGKKEIMELVAPNGPVYQAGTFSGNPISVQAGLSTLKQLNNDFYTSLNKKGEFLRSNICDIVDELSLDISPVGLGSMFQIYFNPNEVTNYAEAQESDSERFLVYFRQLLKEGVFIPPSQFECNFISSAHKMEDLEKTVNAIRKSLKVAFEL from the coding sequence ATGAATTCCCAAGAATTATTTGAAGAATCTAAAAAAATTATTCCTGGAGGTGTAAGTTCTCCAGTGAGAGCATTTAAACCATATCCATTTTTTGTAGCTAAAGGTGAAGGCTCTCATATTTATGATGTTGATGGAAATAGCTATGTTGATCATTGTTTGGCATATGGTCCTTTAATTTTAGGTCATGCTGATAAAACTGTTGTTTCTGATTTAACAAACCAATTAACTATGGGTACTGCTTATGGTGCACCTACAGAAAATGAGATTAAATTATCTCGTGAAGTTATTAATAGAATTCCTTCTGCTGAGATGGTTAGGTTCACAAATAGTGGAACAGAAGCTACTATGAGTGCTATAAGAATTGCCAGAGGTTTTACTAAAAGAGATAAAATTGTTAAATTTGAAGGGGCTTATCATGGTGCACATGATTACTGCTTAGTTAAAGGTGGTTCTGGTGCTGCATGTTTGCCTGATTCTTTAGGAATTCCTCTCGATACAACTAAAAATACTTTAACTGTTCCATTTAATGATGAAGAAGCATTAACAGAGTTAATAGAAAAAGAAGGAGAAAATATTGCTTGTATAATAATGGAAGTTGTTATGGGTAATATTGGTTGTGTTGAACCAAAAGATGGTTATTTGGAATTTTTAAGAAAAATAACTGAAGAAAATGGTATTGTTTTAATATTTGATGAGGTTATCACTGGTTTTAGACTAGCTACTGGTGGTGCACAGGAATACTATGGTGTAACTCCTGATATGACAACTTTAGGTAAAATTGTTGGTGGTGGCCTTCCAATGGGTGCATTTTGTGGTAAAAAGGAGATTATGGAACTTGTAGCACCTAATGGTCCAGTTTATCAGGCAGGTACATTTAGTGGTAATCCAATTTCTGTTCAAGCAGGTCTTTCAACATTAAAACAATTGAATAACGATTTTTATACTAGTTTAAATAAAAAAGGCGAATTCTTAAGAAGTAATATTTGTGATATTGTTGATGAATTGTCTCTTGATATTTCTCCTGTTGGATTAGGTTCAATGTTCCAAATATACTTTAATCCTAATGAAGTTACTAATTATGCAGAAGCACAAGAATCTGATTCAGAGAGATTCCTTGTTTACTTTAGACAACTGTTAAAAGAAGGTGTTTTCATACCTCCTAGTCAATTTGAGTGTAATTTTATATCTTCTGCACATAAGATGGAAGATTTGGAAAAGACTGTTAATGCAATTAGGAAGTCTTTAAAAGTTGCTTTTGAGCTATAA
- the ilvD gene encoding dihydroxy-acid dehydratase, which yields MKSDNIKKGIQRAPHRSLLRACGLKDEDFKKPFIGIANSFTEIVPGHIHLKNLVEFVKEGIIAAGGIPFEFNTMAVCDGISMNHDGMKYSLPSREIIAATVESMAKGHSLDGLVLIPSCDKVVPGMIMGASRVNIPTIVVTGGPMESGRYNGKNVDLISVYEAVGELSAGKITEKEVDELERCACPGAGSCSGLFTANTMACLCETMGLSLPLCATTHALDKENEEMAYNSGRRIVGMVKEDLKPSDIMTQESFNNAIAVDMALGGSSNTALHLPALASEFSNYGVEVDLELFDEISKKIPHIALISPAGEDTMRDLHNAGGIPAVLKAIESKIDTSVVTCTGKTIAENISDVEVLDSNVIHPIDNPVHADGGIAILKGNIAPNGSVVKKGAVAEDLMYLKGPAKVFTCEEDVTEAIFDHKIEEGDIIVIAYEGPKGGPGMREMLNPTSAIVGMGIKNVGLITDGRFSGGTRGPCIGHVSPEAMADGPIAAIEDGDIIEIDIENRSINVELTDEEIAERLAKREIPKKDVDGWLALYRQLVSSADKGAILK from the coding sequence ATGAAAAGTGATAATATTAAAAAAGGAATCCAAAGAGCTCCACACAGGTCTTTACTTCGTGCATGTGGGCTTAAGGATGAAGATTTTAAAAAACCTTTTATTGGAATAGCTAATAGTTTTACTGAAATTGTTCCGGGTCATATCCATCTTAAAAACTTAGTTGAATTTGTAAAGGAAGGTATTATAGCTGCTGGTGGAATACCTTTTGAATTTAATACAATGGCTGTTTGTGATGGTATTAGTATGAATCACGATGGAATGAAATATTCTCTTCCATCTAGGGAAATTATTGCTGCTACTGTTGAAAGTATGGCTAAAGGACACAGTTTAGATGGTTTAGTTTTAATTCCTAGCTGTGATAAAGTAGTTCCAGGTATGATAATGGGTGCTTCAAGAGTTAATATTCCTACTATTGTTGTCACTGGTGGACCAATGGAATCTGGTAGATATAATGGAAAGAATGTCGATTTAATTAGTGTCTATGAGGCTGTTGGTGAATTATCTGCAGGAAAAATTACAGAAAAAGAAGTGGATGAACTTGAAAGATGTGCATGTCCTGGAGCAGGTAGCTGTTCTGGATTATTTACTGCAAATACAATGGCATGTCTTTGTGAAACAATGGGTTTATCTCTCCCGTTATGCGCAACAACTCATGCATTGGATAAAGAAAATGAAGAAATGGCATATAATTCTGGACGTCGTATTGTTGGAATGGTTAAAGAAGATTTAAAACCATCAGACATTATGACTCAGGAATCATTTAACAATGCGATTGCTGTTGACATGGCTCTTGGTGGATCTAGTAATACTGCACTTCATCTTCCTGCATTAGCTAGTGAATTTTCAAATTATGGTGTAGAAGTGGATTTAGAATTATTTGATGAAATTAGTAAAAAAATACCTCATATAGCTTTAATATCTCCTGCTGGTGAAGATACAATGAGGGATTTACACAATGCTGGAGGTATTCCTGCGGTCTTAAAAGCTATAGAATCTAAAATAGACACTTCTGTTGTAACATGTACTGGAAAAACAATAGCTGAAAATATTTCTGATGTTGAAGTTCTTGACAGTAATGTAATCCATCCAATTGACAATCCAGTTCATGCTGATGGTGGAATAGCTATTTTAAAAGGTAATATTGCACCTAATGGATCTGTTGTCAAAAAAGGAGCTGTTGCAGAAGACTTAATGTATCTTAAAGGACCTGCAAAAGTATTCACCTGTGAAGAAGATGTTACTGAAGCTATTTTTGACCATAAAATAGAAGAAGGAGACATTATTGTTATTGCTTATGAAGGGCCTAAGGGAGGTCCTGGAATGAGGGAAATGTTAAACCCAACTTCTGCAATTGTTGGTATGGGAATTAAAAATGTAGGTCTTATAACTGATGGAAGATTCTCTGGAGGAACAAGAGGGCCATGTATTGGACATGTATCTCCAGAAGCAATGGCAGATGGTCCAATTGCAGCTATTGAAGATGGAGATATAATTGAAATTGACATCGAAAACAGGTCTATTAATGTGGAATTAACCGATGAAGAAATAGCTGAAAGATTGGCAAAAAGAGAAATTCCTAAAAAAGATGTTGATGGTTGGTTAGCACTTTACAGACAACTTGTTTCTTCTGCAGATAAAGGAGCTATTTTAAAATAA